A single Tachypleus tridentatus isolate NWPU-2018 chromosome 9, ASM421037v1, whole genome shotgun sequence DNA region contains:
- the LOC143225991 gene encoding angiotensin-converting enzyme-like yields the protein MKRIKVFLVLLGAANIVGLFVYVESRPQHNLPYENEELARIYMKDLDKKLSKALEEAVSARWEYNTNITDYNLEKMVAISQKYYKFQKTAWKDTILFKWEGFKDELLKRQFKELSVLGTAALDEDKLERLSSLEAEMKRTYSTAEVCIRDKCNLALEPDLTRILASSRDYEELKEVWLKWRDAAGKPIRNQYIEVAELGNEAAKANGFSDLSEMWLEPYESETFRDDVENLWNELRPLYQKIHAYVRMKLREIYGDKMPKDGTIPAHLLGNMWAQTWTSLLEDLKPFDKPSIDVTKKMQELKWDAEKMFKVSEEFFTSLGLIPMPPEFWEHSMLTKPKDRDVVCHASAWDFYNAKDFRIKQCTDVTTEQLITVHHEMGHVEYFLQYKNQPVIFRSGANPGFHEAIGDIMSLSVSTPKHLQEIGLLDKLVEDKETDINFLLAMALEKIVFLPFGYLMDLWRWDVFSGNTAYDNMNKKWWELRIKYQGISPPAKRTEKDFDAGAKYHIPSGVPYIRYFVSFVIQFQFHEALCKKAGHQGPLYKCDIYRSKEAGNALSEALSLGSSRPWPEVMQLLTGEPTMNGKSLVTYFEPLETWLDSQLKDEVIGWSDAKFEDYFEN from the exons ATGAAACGAATTAAAGTGTTTCTTGTTTTACTGGGTGCTGCTAACATAGTGGGGCTGTTTGTGTATGTAGAGAGCCGGCCCCAACACAACCTTCCGTATGAAAATGAAGAACTTGCAAGAATTTACATGAAAGATTTGGATAAGAAGTTATCCAAAGCCTTGGAAGAGGCAGTGAGTGCCCGATGGGAGTACAACACAAATATCACAGATTACAACCTCGAAAAAATG gtCGCAATATCTCAGAAGTATTACAAGTTTCAAAAAACAGCGTGGAAGGACACCATTCTTTTTAAATGGGAAGGTTTCAAAGACGAGTTATTAAAACGACAGTTTAAAGAACTGTCTGTTCTAGGAACAGCAGCGCTGGACGAAGATAAACTAGAAAGA TTGTCATCCCTAGAAGCAGAAATGAAGAGGACCTACAGTACAGCTGAGGTCTGTATCCGTGATAAGTGTAATCTGGCACTGGAACCAG ATTTGACTCGTATACTGGCTTCATCTCGTGACTACGAAGAATTGAAGGAGGTGTGGCTAAAGTGGAGAGATGCTGCAGGAAAGCCTATCAGGAATCAATATATTGAAGTTGCAGAGCTGGGAAACGAGGCAGCAAAGGCCAATG GCTTCTCAGATTTAAGTGAAATGTGGTTGGAACCCTACGAGTCTGAGACGTTTCGAGATGACGTTGAAAATTTGTGGAACGAACTTCGTCCTCTCTATCAGAAAATTCATGCTTATGTCAGGATGAAATTACGTGAGATATATGGAGACAAAATGCCAAAAGATGGGACAATTCCTGCCCATCTCTTGG GGAATATGTGGGCACAGACTTGGACATCTCTTCTCGAGGACTTGAAGCCGTTTGACAAACCAAGTATTGACGTAACAAAGAAAATGCAAGAATTG AAGTGGGACGCAGAGAAGATGTTTAAAGTTTCTGAGGAATTTTTCACTTCACTTGGACTTATTCCAATGCCACCTGAATTCTGGGAACATTCGATGTTAACGAAACCAAAGGATAGAGACGTTGTCTGTCATGCTTCTGCATGGGACTTTTATAACGCAAAAGATTTTAG GATCAAACAATGTACTGACGTCACTACAGAGCAATTAATCACCGTCCACCACGAGATGGGACACGTAGAGTATTttcttcagtacaaaaaccaaCCTGTTATTTTTAGAAGTGGAGCAAATCCAG GTTTTCATGAAGCTATTGGTGATATAATGTCATTGTCCGTATCTACTCCAAAACACCTACAGGAAATCGGTTTGCTTGATAAACTCGTCGAAGACAAAG AAACCGATATCAACTTCTTATTGGCCATGGCTCTTGAGAAGATCGTTTTCCTGCCCTTTGGCTACTTGATGGACCTGTGGCGATGGGATGTCTTCAGTGGTAACACTGCATATGACAACATGAATAAAAAATGGTGGGAGTTGAG GATTAAATACCAAGGAATTTCACCTCCAGCAAAACGTACTGAGAAGGATTTTGACGCGGGTGCTAAGTATCACATTCCATCAGGAGTACCATATATCcg ttattttGTTAGCTTTGTCATCCAGTTCCAGTTTCACGAAGCACTCTGTAAGAAAGCTGGCCACCAGGGACCGCTGTACAAGTGTGATATTTATAGGAGTAAGGAGGCAGGAAATGCACTAAG TGAAGCCCTTAGTTTGGGGTCATCTCGACCGTGGCCGGAAGTGATGCAGCTATTGACAGGTGAGCCCACTATGAACGGGAAGTCCTTGGTCACATACTTTGAGCCGTTAGAGACTTGGTTGGACAGTCAACTAAAAGATGAAGTCATTGGGTGGTCTGATGCTaagt TTGAAGACTACTTCGAAAATTGA